In Sander lucioperca isolate FBNREF2018 chromosome 12, SLUC_FBN_1.2, whole genome shotgun sequence, one DNA window encodes the following:
- the LOC116062191 gene encoding rhodopsin yields MNGTEGPYFYVPMLNTTGIVRSPYEYPQYYLVNPAAYAALGLYMFLLILLGFPVNFLTLYVTIEHKKLRTPLNYILLNLAVSDLFMVFGGFTTTLYTSLHGYFVLGRLGCNLEGFFATLGGMISLWSLVVLAVERWVVVCKPISNFRFGENHAIMGLIFTWVMALACSTPPLFGWSRYIPEGMQCSCGVDYYTRAEGFNNESFVIYMFLCHFIIPMTIVFFCYGRLLCAVKEAAAAQQESETTQRAEKEVSRMVVIMVISYLVCWLPYASVAWYIFTNQGSEFGPLFMTLPAFFAKTAAVYNPVIYICMNKQFRHCMITTLCCGKNPFEEEEGASSTKTEASSVSSSSVSPA; encoded by the coding sequence ATGAACGGCACAGAGGGACCATATTTCTATGTCCCTATGTTAAACACCACCGGCATTGTCCGGAGTCCTTATGAATACCCTCAGTACTACCTTGTCAACCCAGCAGCTTACGCTGCTCTGGGTCTCTACATGTTCCTGCTCATCCTTCTTGGCTTCCCTGTCAACTTCCTCACTCTGTACGTCACCATCGAACACAAGAAGCTGCGAACCCCTCTAAACTACATCCTGTTGAACCTTGCGGTGTCTGACCTCTTCATGGTGTTTGGAGGATTCACTACAACATTGTACACCTCTCTGCACGGCTACTTCGTCCTAGGACGCCTTGGTTGCAATCTGGAAGGATTCTTTGCTACATTGGGTGGTATGATTTCCCTTTGGTCACTGGTTGTTCTGGCTGTTGAAAGGTGGGTGGTTGTCTGCAAGCCCATCAGCAACTTCCGCTTTGGGGAGAACCACGCGATCATGGGTTTGATCTTCACCTGGGTGATGGCCTTAGCTTGTTCCACGCCCCCGCTATTTGGCTGGTCTCGTTACATCCCTGAGGGCATGCAGTGCTCATGTGGGGTGGACTACTACACACGTGCAGAAGGCTTTAATAATGAGTCCTTTGTGATCTACATGTTTCTCTGCCACTTCATCATTCCAATGACTATCGTTTTCTTCTGCTACGGCCGTCTGCTCTGTGCTGTCAAGGAGGCGGCTGCTGCCCAGCAGGAGTCTGAGACCACCCAGAGGGCTGAGAAGGAAGTCTCCCGCATGGTAGTGATCATGGTCATCTCCTACCTGGTGTGTTGGTTACCCTATGCCAGTGTGGCCTGGTATATCTTTACAAATCAGGGCTCTGAGTTTGGCCCACTCTTCATGACCCTCCCGGCCTTCTTTGCCAAGACTGCAGCTGTCTACAACCCAGTGATCTACATCTGCATGAACAAGCAGTTCCGCCACTGCATGATCACCACCTTGTGCTGTGGGAAGAATCCctttgaggaggaggagggagcatCCTCTACGAAGACCGAggcctcctctgtctcctccagcTCTGTGTCTCCTGCATAA